A single window of Thermodesulfobacteriota bacterium DNA harbors:
- the aroQ gene encoding type II 3-dehydroquinate dehydratase translates to MKILVIHGPNLNLLGKREPEIYGSTTIDEIDNLLETEAQSLGTEIEFSQSNSEGEIVDRIQRAMGNIDGIVINPAAYTHTSVAIRDAIASTGIPTVEVHISNIYKREDFRKLSYISGVAVGVISGLGVNSYLLALRGLVTHLKK, encoded by the coding sequence ATGAAAATTCTCGTTATTCATGGACCTAATCTTAATCTTCTTGGCAAGCGCGAGCCGGAAATCTATGGCTCCACTACGATTGATGAGATCGATAACCTGTTGGAAACAGAGGCGCAAAGCCTGGGGACCGAGATTGAATTTTCACAGTCAAACTCCGAAGGTGAGATTGTTGATAGAATCCAACGAGCTATGGGGAATATTGACGGAATCGTCATAAACCCCGCTGCCTATACCCATACAAGTGTCGCCATCAGAGATGCCATCGCTTCAACTGGTATACCAACTGTAGAGGTGCACATCTCAAACATTTACAAGCGAGAGGATTTCAGAAAGTTATCTTATATTTCAGGAGTTGCAGTTGGAGTTATATCAGGACTGGGCGTGAACAGCTACTTGCTCGCGCTTAGAGGGCTGGTAACCCACTTAAAGAAATGA
- a CDS encoding TrkH family potassium uptake protein, translated as MNIKFSLHIIGNFLKYLGLLMLVPIVCSVIYREDDLWAFIVSALITSVFGFTLEISTRTPEKAYELQRKDGFLVASLCWITAAHFGAIPYMLYGVFTNPADAVFEAISGFTTTGSSVLRDIESLPHGILFWRSFTQWLGGGGIIVLGVAILPRLAVGGMQLMALETTGPTKEKITPRIAETAKKLWVLYLLLTALMIASLYLAGMPVFESILHTFATLATGGYSPKNLSIAAYNSPTIEIIIIIFMIIGGTNFILQYGLLRGNYKKLVNNPEFRFYIFLNIFAVLIVSLDTWRSNYPTFIEALRYSSFQVISIGTTTGFATANFDIWPSFSKWTLLILMFFGACAGSTSGAIKDIRVMVLFKKGYREIYKLIYPKAIVPIRIGKDPLSEDAVSSIASFFLLYIFIFLIGSLLVMAIENLDIPTAISACATTMGNVGPGFGKLGPVEHFGHLSSSTKVILSLLMLIGRLELFTILVLFTPAFWKK; from the coding sequence GTGAATATTAAATTTTCACTTCACATCATTGGGAATTTCTTAAAATATCTGGGTCTTCTCATGTTGGTACCAATCGTCTGCTCTGTCATCTATAGAGAAGATGATCTTTGGGCATTCATTGTCTCTGCTCTCATTACATCAGTTTTCGGATTTACGCTCGAAATATCGACCAGGACACCTGAGAAAGCCTATGAATTACAAAGGAAAGATGGGTTTCTTGTAGCGAGCCTCTGCTGGATTACAGCCGCTCACTTCGGTGCGATTCCCTATATGTTATATGGAGTCTTCACAAATCCCGCTGACGCCGTCTTTGAAGCAATATCAGGGTTTACAACGACAGGCTCAAGCGTGTTAAGGGACATAGAGTCCCTACCCCACGGAATACTATTCTGGAGGAGTTTTACTCAATGGCTTGGAGGAGGTGGAATAATTGTTCTTGGAGTTGCCATACTTCCGCGACTTGCTGTAGGTGGGATGCAGCTAATGGCTCTTGAAACAACGGGCCCGACGAAAGAAAAAATTACACCCAGAATTGCAGAAACGGCAAAGAAACTCTGGGTACTTTATTTGCTGCTTACGGCTTTAATGATTGCATCACTTTATTTGGCGGGAATGCCGGTCTTTGAATCAATATTACATACATTTGCCACTCTCGCAACAGGAGGGTATTCTCCAAAAAACTTAAGCATAGCTGCGTATAATAGTCCCACGATAGAGATAATTATCATAATTTTTATGATAATCGGAGGGACTAATTTTATATTACAATATGGCCTACTTAGAGGAAATTATAAAAAGCTCGTTAACAATCCTGAGTTTCGCTTTTATATTTTTTTAAATATCTTTGCCGTACTTATTGTTTCTCTTGATACATGGAGGAGTAATTACCCTACCTTTATTGAAGCCTTGAGATATTCTTCATTTCAAGTTATTTCAATTGGCACAACTACTGGATTTGCCACAGCAAACTTTGACATTTGGCCCTCGTTCTCAAAATGGACGTTGTTAATTCTAATGTTCTTTGGAGCTTGCGCAGGGTCAACTTCAGGCGCGATTAAAGACATTCGTGTAATGGTACTTTTTAAAAAAGGTTATAGAGAAATTTATAAACTAATATACCCAAAAGCAATAGTACCAATAAGAATCGGAAAGGATCCTCTAAGTGAAGATGCCGTCTCTAGCATTGCCAGTTTCTTCTTGCTTTATATATTTATTTTTCTAATCGGATCCCTGTTGGTTATGGCAATTGAAAATTTAGACATCCCTACTGCTATTTCAGCTTGCGCAACAACAATGGGAAATGTAGGACCCGGATTTGGCAAACTGGGACCCGTGGAACACTTCGGTCATCTTTCCAGTTCTACAAAGGTCATACTATCTTTACTAATGCTCATTGGGAGATTAGAGCTTTTTACAATTCTGGTACTTTTTACACCGGCATTCTGGAAGAAGTGA
- a CDS encoding carbamoyltransferase — MDILGISCYFHDAAAALIRDGELIAAAEEERFTRKKHDYEFPQHAIDFCLKVGNIKSPELDYVVFFEKPFIKFERLLLCSMQTFPRSLKLFREAMITWLGDKLWIRHLIQKRLKVPASKILFSEHHLSHAASAFFCSPFEESAILTVDGVGEWTTATIGVGKGTDIRILKEIRFPHSLGLLYSAFTAYLGFEVNEGEYKVMGMAPFGEPKYVDKVYKQIRLSGDGSFELNMEYFLFHQSSEKTYNRKFEDLFGPSRNPDSHFFTAASGYPSYFGEKPTNYDELCQENQYYADIASSIQAVTEDVLLKMANQAYQETGLKNLCMAGGVALNSVANGKILKGTPFERIYIQPSAGDGGGALGAALFAYHMVLGKPRKFIMEHAYWGEKHGNGEIDSFLKENAIPYERIENEDRLIERVVDKLGAGKVIGWYQGRFEWGPRALGNRSILADPRRTDMKDIVNTKIKFREPFRPFAPSVLVEETENYFSLPEAAHHYPARFMLYVVDVNEDKHDVIPAITHVDGTGRLQTVQKEINPRYYKLIDTFGQATGVPVVLNTSFNLKGEPIVNTPQEAFNSFERSGMDVLVLGDYVVEKEDR; from the coding sequence ATGGATATATTAGGGATATCTTGTTATTTTCATGATGCTGCGGCAGCTCTGATTAGAGATGGAGAACTCATAGCAGCCGCCGAAGAGGAAAGGTTTACCCGTAAAAAGCATGACTATGAATTCCCACAGCATGCGATAGATTTCTGCCTGAAAGTCGGAAATATAAAATCACCGGAGTTGGATTATGTCGTATTTTTTGAAAAACCCTTCATAAAATTTGAACGCCTTCTCTTATGTTCGATGCAGACATTCCCTCGCTCTCTGAAGCTATTCAGAGAAGCTATGATTACATGGCTGGGAGATAAACTTTGGATCAGGCATCTGATCCAAAAAAGATTGAAAGTACCAGCTTCTAAAATTCTCTTTAGTGAACACCATCTTTCTCATGCGGCCAGCGCGTTTTTCTGCTCTCCCTTTGAAGAATCAGCCATTTTAACAGTCGACGGTGTGGGGGAATGGACAACTGCAACAATTGGTGTGGGAAAAGGGACTGACATCAGGATTTTAAAGGAAATTCGTTTTCCACATTCATTGGGTCTTCTTTACAGCGCCTTTACGGCTTATCTCGGTTTTGAAGTAAATGAGGGTGAATACAAGGTAATGGGGATGGCTCCCTTTGGTGAACCGAAATACGTTGATAAGGTCTACAAGCAAATCCGACTGTCAGGCGACGGAAGTTTTGAGTTGAATATGGAATATTTCCTATTCCATCAGTCTTCAGAAAAAACATACAACAGGAAATTTGAAGACCTTTTTGGACCATCCAGGAATCCTGATTCTCACTTTTTCACAGCCGCAAGTGGTTACCCTTCTTATTTCGGAGAAAAACCCACAAACTATGATGAGCTATGCCAAGAAAACCAATACTATGCGGATATTGCTTCCAGCATACAGGCAGTGACAGAAGATGTTTTGCTGAAGATGGCCAATCAGGCTTATCAAGAAACAGGCCTTAAAAACCTCTGCATGGCTGGTGGCGTTGCTTTGAATAGTGTAGCAAATGGGAAGATCTTAAAGGGAACACCCTTTGAGCGAATATATATTCAACCGTCGGCAGGGGACGGAGGTGGCGCTCTTGGAGCAGCCCTTTTTGCATATCACATGGTCCTTGGAAAACCGCGTAAGTTTATAATGGAACATGCCTATTGGGGGGAAAAGCATGGAAATGGTGAGATAGATAGCTTCTTAAAAGAAAATGCCATTCCCTATGAAAGAATAGAGAATGAAGACAGATTAATAGAGAGGGTTGTAGATAAACTTGGGGCAGGCAAGGTGATCGGATGGTATCAGGGTAGATTTGAGTGGGGTCCTCGCGCCCTGGGAAATAGAAGCATTTTAGCAGATCCAAGAAGGACCGATATGAAGGATATAGTTAACACAAAGATCAAGTTTCGGGAGCCTTTCCGTCCCTTTGCCCCATCTGTCCTTGTGGAAGAAACAGAAAATTACTTCTCATTACCTGAAGCTGCTCATCATTACCCCGCCAGATTTATGCTCTATGTCGTGGATGTCAATGAAGACAAACATGATGTGATTCCAGCCATTACGCACGTAGATGGCACGGGACGGCTCCAAACCGTTCAAAAAGAAATCAATCCCAGATATTACAAATTGATAGATACGTTCGGGCAAGCCACCGGTGTTCCAGTAGTTCTCAACACGTCTTTTAACCTCAAGGGTGAGCCAATTGTAAATACTCCGCAGGAAGCCTTTAACTCATTCGAAAGAAGTGGAATGGATGTTTTGGTGCTCGGAGATTATGTGGTTGAAAAAGAAGACCGGTGA
- the trkA gene encoding Trk system potassium transporter TrkA yields the protein MRILIIGAGQVGNFLATNLSTEHDIIMIENSRERAEKIQESHDVLVIQGEGDDPPVLREAHIEKADVLLAVSGDDRVNIMSSCLGCSFGVPKIILRIRDTNYLEYHSILKNSKVDVVNPGKIISEKITSLVSSPFAWKTETFAAGKINMFKLKIDAETPIRGKKLSELGPAKAWIFVAISRNGKIAIPTGETRLESGDYVFALGIPDIMDRLKELFAVEDETIKTAIIVGGGKLGRKVAGSLVEKGLSVKLIESDSERARLVAEELPKILVFKGDATDRETLQEAGVKSCDNFIALTGDDENNVLSSLLAKSLGAKRTTVLYTKPDYIDVIERIGVDRAISVRLAIANEILSLLHIGGVAHVALVEEGRAEVLEFDISGDTKILGTPLKNAHFPNGAIVGIVVRDSEVIIPRGDFTPQQNDKLIIFALPEAIKKVEKMLGK from the coding sequence ATGCGAATTCTAATAATAGGTGCGGGACAGGTTGGCAATTTTCTAGCCACAAATCTTTCCACTGAACACGACATTATAATGATCGAGAATAGCAGAGAAAGGGCTGAGAAGATTCAAGAGAGTCACGATGTTTTAGTCATACAAGGAGAAGGCGATGACCCCCCCGTACTACGTGAAGCCCACATTGAGAAAGCCGATGTACTACTCGCGGTTTCGGGCGATGATAGGGTTAATATTATGTCTTCCTGTCTTGGATGTTCATTTGGAGTTCCGAAGATAATTCTTCGTATTAGAGATACAAATTATCTGGAGTATCACTCCATTCTAAAGAACTCGAAGGTTGATGTCGTTAATCCTGGGAAAATAATTTCAGAAAAAATAACAAGCCTAGTGAGTTCACCTTTCGCCTGGAAAACCGAGACCTTTGCCGCCGGGAAAATAAATATGTTTAAACTGAAGATCGACGCGGAAACGCCGATACGCGGTAAGAAGCTCAGTGAATTGGGACCAGCCAAGGCATGGATATTTGTTGCTATTTCGAGAAATGGAAAGATCGCTATACCGACAGGCGAGACCAGGTTGGAATCAGGTGATTATGTATTTGCACTAGGTATACCCGATATTATGGACAGGCTTAAAGAGCTATTTGCTGTTGAGGATGAGACTATTAAAACAGCAATTATCGTGGGAGGGGGTAAGCTGGGAAGAAAAGTCGCAGGTTCACTAGTTGAAAAAGGTTTATCAGTAAAATTGATAGAGAGTGACTCCGAAAGAGCAAGATTGGTAGCAGAAGAACTACCCAAGATTCTCGTCTTTAAAGGCGATGCAACCGATCGCGAAACTTTACAAGAAGCCGGTGTAAAATCTTGCGATAATTTTATTGCACTTACGGGTGATGACGAAAATAATGTTTTAAGTTCACTTTTGGCCAAAAGCCTGGGTGCTAAAAGAACAACTGTGCTCTATACAAAACCAGATTATATCGACGTCATTGAGCGCATCGGCGTTGATAGAGCAATAAGTGTAAGACTTGCAATTGCAAATGAGATATTAAGCCTTCTTCATATAGGCGGAGTGGCGCATGTGGCCCTGGTAGAAGAGGGGAGAGCCGAAGTCTTGGAATTTGACATTTCTGGAGATACTAAAATTCTAGGAACTCCGTTAAAAAACGCCCATTTCCCAAATGGAGCTATTGTCGGTATTGTGGTTAGAGATAGCGAAGTTATTATACCGAGAGGGGATTTTACGCCCCAACAAAATGACAAGCTTATAATATTTGCTCTTCCAGAAGCCATAAAAAAAGTAGAGAAGATGCTCGGCAAGTGA
- a CDS encoding ABC transporter ATP-binding protein, with amino-acid sequence MMKPNYSDTKILRKLLNEARPFHTHLFLILLLGLLATPLTLLTPIPLKIAVDNIYGSNQLPELFSSVIPHWFINSKLGMLGFTAIIQVLIISFVQLQSLGNQLLKTSVGEKLTLNFRARLFRHVQRLSLNYHDSKGTADSIYRIQYDAPSIQWVIIYGFIPFISSIVMFVAMICVIIRIDAQLALVALTISPFLFIFSRTYTSRMRGRYKDAKILESTALKVVQEVLTSVRLVKAFGKEEYEQERFLDHSKRGMVTRIWLSFAEGGFGLLVNITTGVGSALVLFIGFKNVFSGTLTLGELLMVLAYLAQLYEPLKTISNKTATIQSSIASAQRSFELLDELPEVLERPNARTVKRALGSISFENVSFSYNRSNTVLSDVSFNIKPGTRVGFIGRTGAGKTTIISLLTRFYDPNLGFIKLDGIDMRDYKISDLRNQFAIVLQESVLFSTTIAENISYGKPEAKFQEIVNAAKAANADEFINKLPDQYETLVGERGMKLSGGERQRIALARAFLKDAPILILDEPTSSVDIKTEASIIDAINRLMKGRTTFMISHRPATLEYCDFFIVIDEGRILTTSSELHLALKELHRFTERELARINVSSI; translated from the coding sequence ATGATGAAACCCAATTACTCTGATACTAAAATTTTAAGAAAACTACTGAATGAGGCAAGACCCTTCCACACACATTTATTCCTAATATTGTTATTAGGTCTACTGGCAACACCGCTCACACTCCTCACGCCTATTCCTCTCAAGATTGCTGTTGATAACATATACGGATCAAACCAGTTACCAGAATTATTTAGTTCTGTAATTCCCCATTGGTTTATCAACTCTAAGCTAGGTATGCTTGGCTTTACCGCAATTATACAAGTCTTAATCATATCATTCGTACAACTCCAATCGCTTGGAAATCAATTGTTGAAGACAAGTGTAGGTGAAAAGCTAACCCTCAATTTCAGGGCAAGGCTTTTCCGTCATGTTCAGAGGTTATCACTCAATTATCACGACTCAAAGGGAACCGCTGATTCTATTTATCGAATTCAGTATGACGCCCCATCCATTCAATGGGTTATCATATATGGTTTCATTCCTTTCATATCTTCGATAGTCATGTTCGTAGCAATGATTTGCGTTATCATCAGAATCGATGCACAGCTTGCCCTAGTCGCTCTGACGATCTCGCCATTTCTATTTATATTTTCGAGAACCTATACTTCCCGCATGCGAGGCAGGTATAAGGATGCAAAAATACTTGAAAGCACTGCTCTAAAAGTAGTTCAAGAAGTATTAACTTCGGTTCGCCTGGTAAAGGCATTCGGGAAAGAGGAATATGAGCAGGAGAGATTCCTGGATCATTCGAAAAGGGGTATGGTGACAAGAATTTGGCTATCGTTTGCAGAAGGGGGATTTGGTCTACTCGTAAACATAACAACAGGAGTTGGCTCAGCCCTTGTTCTTTTTATCGGTTTTAAAAATGTATTTTCCGGTACGCTAACCCTGGGCGAACTTCTAATGGTGTTGGCATACCTCGCGCAGCTTTATGAACCGTTAAAGACCATTAGTAACAAAACAGCGACAATACAGTCATCGATAGCAAGCGCACAACGCTCTTTTGAATTACTCGATGAACTACCTGAAGTTCTAGAAAGGCCTAATGCTAGAACAGTTAAGAGAGCTTTAGGCTCAATAAGTTTTGAAAATGTTTCTTTCTCCTATAACAGGTCTAATACTGTTCTTTCCGATGTATCTTTTAACATTAAACCGGGAACAAGAGTAGGATTTATTGGTAGAACCGGGGCCGGTAAAACAACTATCATCAGTCTCTTAACAAGGTTTTACGACCCCAATTTGGGCTTTATAAAATTGGATGGTATTGATATGAGGGATTATAAGATTTCAGACCTTAGAAATCAATTTGCAATTGTTCTTCAAGAATCAGTTTTATTTTCGACGACCATTGCTGAAAATATAAGCTATGGAAAACCGGAGGCCAAATTTCAGGAAATTGTCAATGCGGCCAAGGCTGCAAACGCCGATGAGTTCATAAATAAACTACCCGATCAATACGAAACACTAGTCGGTGAACGAGGCATGAAGCTTTCTGGGGGTGAACGTCAGCGCATAGCTTTGGCTCGAGCATTTCTGAAGGATGCGCCAATTCTCATACTTGATGAACCAACCAGTTCAGTCGATATCAAAACCGAAGCTTCGATCATCGATGCTATTAATCGTCTGATGAAAGGACGAACAACATTCATGATATCCCACCGTCCTGCTACGCTTGAATATTGTGATTTCTTTATAGTAATTGATGAAGGTAGAATTCTAACCACATCATCTGAACTACATCTAGCACTAAAGGAATTACATAGATTTACCGAGCGAGAACTTGCACGCATAAATGTTTCATCAATTTAG
- a CDS encoding prolipoprotein diacylglyceryl transferase, translated as MHPTLFTVGTYSVSSFTVMVVITFIVGYVITLQEFRRKGIDEGLLDLLAGTSVILGFLGAKLLFLYQNTTFSEFIAHPVQYLASGLTWWGTLVPCIFLWALIARLKKVNFWLIGDAAAPALVLAYGIGRIGCLLAGDDYGVPSNLPWALSFPNGAPPTLERVHPTQIYESLSMLIVFLVLWTVRKKDLPVGWISYITLIILGVERFLIEFIRNTSPSSIPGITQAQIISIGFIVVGVYKFIQLKSRLRKSVGARG; from the coding sequence ATGCACCCCACACTTTTTACGGTAGGCACCTATTCGGTTTCTTCTTTCACAGTCATGGTGGTTATTACTTTTATAGTCGGTTATGTGATCACTCTGCAAGAGTTCAGAAGAAAGGGAATAGATGAAGGTCTTCTGGATCTACTTGCCGGCACCTCTGTAATCTTAGGATTCCTGGGTGCAAAATTATTATTTCTTTATCAGAACACAACCTTTTCGGAATTTATTGCCCACCCCGTCCAATACCTTGCATCCGGGCTAACATGGTGGGGCACATTGGTACCATGCATATTCCTTTGGGCCCTGATAGCCAGATTGAAAAAAGTAAATTTCTGGCTAATCGGTGATGCTGCAGCCCCTGCCCTAGTTCTTGCATACGGTATCGGTAGAATTGGCTGTCTGTTAGCTGGCGACGATTATGGCGTGCCATCTAACTTACCCTGGGCACTCTCTTTTCCAAATGGCGCGCCTCCGACGTTAGAACGAGTTCACCCCACTCAAATCTATGAGTCTTTATCGATGCTTATTGTATTTCTTGTCTTATGGACCGTGCGCAAAAAGGACTTACCGGTAGGTTGGATCTCGTATATAACACTCATAATTCTCGGCGTCGAAAGGTTCTTAATAGAATTCATCAGAAATACTTCCCCAAGTTCTATACCGGGTATCACTCAGGCGCAGATCATTTCGATTGGATTTATCGTTGTTGGTGTTTACAAATTTATACAACTAAAATCCCGATTGAGAAAATCAGTGGGAGCTAGAGGATAA
- a CDS encoding DUF5989 family protein, producing MSFLDGITNRMGIAGELLKFFLLNKWWWLTPMIIVLLLFGLLIIFAQSSAIAPFIYTLF from the coding sequence ATGAGCTTCCTTGATGGCATAACAAACAGAATGGGCATAGCTGGAGAGCTTTTGAAATTCTTCTTACTGAACAAATGGTGGTGGCTAACTCCAATGATAATAGTCCTACTTTTATTCGGACTCCTTATCATATTTGCGCAGAGCTCTGCGATCGCACCATTTATTTACACGCTGTTTTAA
- the recJ gene encoding single-stranded-DNA-specific exonuclease RecJ yields the protein MQDARCRIKHESWIMHRVSFIVMKKNWELEKQNPRLVEKLAKSLGIKPVTAQVLINRGIRNEVEAEQFLNSSLFDLPSPYLLKDMDKAVDRIRGAIQRVEKIAIYGDYDVDGITSTAILYLFLKNLGANVIYYNPDRLKEGYGVNIDAIQKLKNEGVSLIISGDCGITAHAEVIEAKKLGIDFIITDHHEPPDVLPEAAAILNPHQQGCIYPGKEIAGVGVVFNLVVALRRSLRDSGFFESGEPNLGEYLDLVALGTVSDCASLRNVNRIFVKEGIKRLSNAKRLGIIALKEVSGTKSKVDTYDIGFRLGPRVNASGRLNSASLAVKLFISNDIKKARELASILNNENSKRQTIEGKIINDIISQVKASPTVLDMNALVFASSDWHQGVIGIVASKLVEMYQKPTVIISIQEEGIGKGSARSVEGINIYDALSKCNDLFEQFGGHELAAGLNIRVEKIDEFRNRFERAVNEALGDYTSKLRIDSALDLSGVTESLISELDLLSPFGIGNPEPVFIATSVDVASQRLLKDRHLGLKLNDNNRIYDAIWFNPKEPVTVPNKIDIVFTPEFNEWNGKKSIQLKVKDIDW from the coding sequence ATGCAGGATGCACGATGCAGGATAAAACATGAATCATGGATCATGCATCGTGTATCATTCATTGTAATGAAAAAGAACTGGGAACTAGAAAAACAAAATCCTAGGCTGGTCGAAAAGCTTGCCAAATCTTTGGGAATAAAGCCAGTGACAGCACAGGTCTTGATAAACAGGGGTATAAGAAACGAGGTCGAGGCGGAGCAATTTTTAAACAGTAGTCTCTTTGACCTTCCATCTCCATATCTACTTAAGGATATGGATAAAGCAGTAGACAGGATTAGGGGTGCTATTCAGCGAGTTGAAAAAATTGCAATTTATGGAGACTACGACGTCGATGGTATTACATCTACAGCAATACTGTATTTATTCTTAAAGAATCTAGGCGCAAACGTCATCTATTACAACCCCGATAGGTTGAAAGAGGGTTATGGCGTAAATATCGACGCAATACAAAAACTTAAGAATGAAGGCGTTTCTTTAATTATCTCCGGCGATTGCGGTATAACCGCACACGCTGAAGTGATTGAAGCTAAGAAGCTGGGAATTGATTTTATAATCACGGATCACCACGAGCCGCCTGACGTTCTTCCAGAAGCGGCTGCCATACTGAATCCTCATCAACAAGGCTGTATTTATCCGGGAAAAGAAATTGCGGGAGTGGGTGTAGTCTTTAACCTGGTTGTCGCCCTGAGAAGATCGCTCAGAGATTCAGGTTTTTTTGAAAGTGGTGAACCGAATCTAGGAGAATATCTCGACCTCGTAGCACTGGGTACTGTTTCAGACTGCGCTTCACTCAGAAACGTTAATCGTATATTCGTGAAAGAAGGGATAAAGAGGTTATCAAACGCAAAACGTCTGGGCATAATCGCGCTCAAAGAAGTTAGTGGTACTAAAAGCAAAGTTGATACTTATGATATTGGCTTCAGGCTAGGACCAAGAGTAAACGCTTCTGGAAGGCTAAACAGCGCTAGTTTGGCGGTAAAACTATTCATCTCGAATGATATCAAAAAAGCAAGAGAACTCGCTTCGATCCTAAACAATGAAAACTCAAAAAGGCAGACAATTGAGGGGAAAATTATCAATGATATCATTTCTCAAGTAAAAGCAAGCCCTACTGTTCTCGATATGAATGCCCTGGTGTTTGCCTCTTCCGATTGGCATCAGGGTGTTATAGGAATTGTTGCGTCAAAATTGGTCGAAATGTATCAGAAACCGACCGTTATCATTTCAATTCAGGAAGAGGGAATCGGCAAGGGATCTGCCAGAAGTGTGGAAGGTATAAATATTTATGACGCCTTATCCAAATGCAACGACTTATTTGAACAATTTGGTGGCCACGAACTGGCAGCCGGATTAAACATTAGGGTAGAAAAAATAGACGAATTCAGAAATCGGTTTGAAAGGGCTGTAAATGAAGCGCTTGGAGATTATACCTCAAAGCTTCGAATCGACAGCGCCCTTGATCTGTCCGGTGTCACCGAATCATTGATATCAGAGCTAGATCTTTTATCGCCGTTTGGAATTGGAAACCCTGAACCGGTATTCATAGCAACGTCCGTAGATGTAGCCTCCCAAAGATTATTAAAAGATAGGCACCTTGGTCTCAAACTAAATGACAATAATCGTATCTATGATGCAATTTGGTTTAACCCCAAAGAACCAGTGACAGTACCTAATAAAATAGACATCGTTTTCACCCCGGAATTTAATGAGTGGAATGGCAAAAAATCAATCCAGCTTAAAGTTAAGGATATTGATTGGTAA
- a CDS encoding four helix bundle protein, with translation MGDRLSYKFQELTVYQMALDYVDQVYKLSSRLPEEERFNLRSQLERAATSIVLNIAEGSTGQSDAEQNRFLGLALRSYLETVACWDLVERRCYFRSEDLVSIRELGHNLFVKLQAFRKSLK, from the coding sequence ATGGGAGACCGACTGAGTTATAAATTTCAGGAATTGACGGTATACCAGATGGCCTTAGATTACGTGGATCAGGTTTACAAACTTAGCAGTCGGTTGCCCGAAGAGGAGCGGTTTAATCTCAGGTCGCAGTTGGAACGAGCCGCAACATCAATTGTATTGAACATCGCCGAAGGATCTACAGGACAAAGCGACGCGGAACAAAATCGCTTTTTGGGGTTAGCTTTGCGTTCTTATCTGGAAACCGTAGCATGTTGGGATTTAGTTGAACGTCGTTGCTATTTCCGATCTGAAGATTTAGTATCAATTCGAGAGCTTGGCCATAATTTGTTCGTGAAGTTACAAGCGTTTCGAAAAAGTTTAAAATAG